A stretch of DNA from Oryza brachyantha chromosome 4, ObraRS2, whole genome shotgun sequence:
aaaagaggaaaaaagtcaaatccTTATACTGATCTATGCAGATTGTAGAAGTCAACTAAATAACATACACAACATGCACTGAAGGGTCATATGAGTCACATCGAATGATCTAGACGAGattgaattattaaatataaaatcaaggTGTAACTAcataagattaaaattaaataggatAATAAACAGTGAAATGGGGCATAATTAGATTCAGACAATAAATTAATTGAGTTGATGTTCCCTGACTTCAAACCCTAATAGATCGTTAGCTGTCATCAGACAACAAAAGAGAATGTTGAGTATCGTTCCACCtgacaaaattatatagaCCCTCCACTTTTAAATATGACCTATCATGGTCACAACTCACAACACTACTTTTGGATTGGGGATTTTTGATGAATATACCGGTAGAAATAGTAGTATTCTAGGAAATATTTTCAAAGACATGGATGGCTTTGTCCTTGTGATCAACGACACAatcttttacatatattagtACCAAGATTTCAAATGTTTGCAAGCAGGATCCCACAGAGAAATATATTTAGGGGCCATTGAGCATACATAAATTCTTCATATATCAGAAAACTTGAGGATGACAAAGACAAATAATACTTTtgtgaaaagaaaatccaaACAAACCTCTTTTGGATTTCTCTTCACTTTCTTGCCACGGTACGACATTCTTCTTCGCTTGTAATCTCGCTCTTCCGCTAAAAGCTCTTCTCTAGTCTTGGCTCTATCAGATTCCTTCTCAACATGATAACAAAGAGAGGTAAGATACACTACAATGATATTACAAGTACTATCTTGTATGGAGGACAACATCAAGAAAATCAAGGAGTTCACAAATATCAACCATTTGTCCACATTTTTTATTGGagcttttataaaaacatactTTTAGATAGTAAATAGCAAAACAATGAGATTTCAACATGCAGGTCAATATTCACATACGAAATACCTACAGATCAATTAAGGATTATAAACACAGAAATAATACTGCTACATGAGTCaatataatttgaaatatttttttcttggagcTGTTCAATTAGAGGTTAGTACATACAGCTCCTGAAAcaactagaaaaataaaaacatcagGCATGAGCATGGTATCTAGATACTAAAACTTACTACTGACAGAGTATCTGTGCGCCTTTACCTGGCTATCTACTCGGCGTGATATAATACCATCATACTCCAGAACGGCTCTGTAGTTTGGTCGCTTTGATCGCTCCTCGTGGCCTCGCTGCAATGCTTGTGAATATTCCAGTAATCTACCagcaaattaatatatgggGTCAAGGAAGGAAAAGCTTTACGGAACCAAGCAAAACTAATCATATGCGGAGAATGTAAAGTACTGTGAGGGGATCAGGTTGTTAAGTTTAATAACTATTTCAATTATGTACATTCATGACAGGAAGCCTATAAAATGTAATATCAAATCAATATACTTGAATTGATACATCAGAGCAACATATTTGAAGCACAGTTAACCATCAATCCATTATTGTATTTTAGTAACTCAGATTCTTCCCCTCGAATTTACATATAGCTTTTTACATCACGTCCATTGAACTGTTAAATATAGCCTGTTAGATGTCAAATTTGATGTACGACTTTTGGTGTCAGTCTGCTGGACTGGAACTAGTGTGATGTCCAGATATCCACAACATTCTTCAACCTTGATAGCACCCAACTATATAATTCAATAAGCAATGCTTGATTAATTAGAACAGTAGGTTTTGAAAAGCATACAGCTGATATTTTGATGGGTGTGGTGCTCGCAGTGCCTTGATCTTCTCTTCCAAAGAGAACCTCTCATACAGTGCCACAATGGCAGCAGCAACTTGAGCAACAGGCACAGAATGCTTCTCAACATTTCCAGAATCACTTCCTTGTACACCTGATCCTCCACTAGCTCCTGCCTCTCCGCCGCTACCGCTGTCAACAGCATCTCCAACACCAACAGCTAAACAAGAACCCACCTGCAGAATAGCCTCCCTCACCGCGGCAATCGCAAAGGATCTCCCACTGCCCTCCCCATACAGGATCGCGAGCTGTGCACCCAGCCATGAGACGCCCTCCACAAGCCTTGGGCACTCAAACCTTACGGCCATTGGATCAAACCCAGATCCTCCAACGACTCCGTTCATGGAACGCTCCAGGGAGCAGCATGCCTCCGAGGCTGCCGCCTTCAGACACAGCCGCACCAGCACCCAGACATGGtccctcgtcgccgcgtcgATCGCGACCCCGTGCCTCGGCGAGCTCGCGAGCACCCAACGACGCAGCGCGGCCTCCCACCGCGGGAGGTCCCagcgcagcgccgccgccatacGTGCCGCGGCGTGGGAGTAGGACCCCGGCAGCACGCTGTGGGAGCTCCAGGAGCCCACCTCCCGGCGCAGGAGGCAGAGCTCCGACGGGAGAAGGCGGCGTGGAGGAGAGAacgagaccgaggcggcgtCCCCGGAGGAGGAGCAATCCGCGCACTgggcggcgaggaaggcggGGAGGGAGGACACATCCGGGGGCGGTGGGGTCGCCGTGGcgcggacgacggcggggcAGTCGGAGTAGGGGCGAGGCGGGGCCGGAAGGGGGACGGGGACAgagccggcggaggagggcagGGGCGGGAGCCGGGTGGTGACGACGGGCGGAggcgaggggagggaggacgcggaggtggtggggtgggggcggagaggggaggggagggaggagagcgcggaggaggcggcggagaggagggagcggaggtgggcgagggcggaggcggcggcgggtggcggtggtggctccatgggaggggaggggggggggggggagggagaggcgggatttcgcggcggcgggatgccggcggcggcgcgtatCGGGTGTTTCCGTCTCAGGAAACcgctctagttttttttttctttgtcctCGTGCAAATTTGATGTATTATGTTGTGATGTTGTCTGGTCGATGACTTTGGCTCATGGAAgattaaagattaaaaactttttgattcattttatagttatttaataggataattgataaaattatttattataaaattaaaattttgttttatgtatgtatgtgagatgatgaacttctatatagatttatttttactactaGTTCTAAAAGAGTAAAAAGCCAAAGAATAATctggttgaaaataaaacagtCTATACATGTAATATCTTGTTACTATTGTTTTTGTCCTTGAATATAAATGTCGGAGAAGTAGGTCCGTGGGTATCCACCGAGCTCGGATGGCGTGAGGCGACAATGGGCCCACCGACCAAAACTCCCAAAAGAAGGGTGGTCAGGCCCCTAGAGAGCCACATGCCCTCCAAGAGGTCGGGCCCGCAAGGTAGCCTTGTGAGCAAGCGTCGGAGGGGTCAGGCCGCTCCCTACCCCTCAGCACTCGAATCGCTTATCGTGGGGCCACCCCGCATCGGACGTGGCATCGACGCACAACCACCGCATTTATTACTATGGAAGGGCGTCTGGCACGCCTTGCCGTCCTCATGATGGGCGCAGGCACATGTCCCTCACCTACACTCCCcgagggaaaagaaaggaggaggCAGGCACCTTGGTAGCACAGTGACATCTGTCACAGTA
This window harbors:
- the LOC102701910 gene encoding U11/U12 small nuclear ribonucleoprotein 48 kDa protein produces the protein MAAALRWDLPRWEAALRRWVLASSPRHGVAIDAATRDHVWVLVRLCLKAAASEACCSLERSMNGVVGGSGFDPMAVRFECPRLVEGVSWLGAQLAILYGEGSGRSFAIAAVREAILQVGSCLAVGVGDAVDSGSGGEAGASGGSGVQGSDSGNVEKHSVPVAQVAAAIVALYERFSLEEKIKALRAPHPSKYQLLLEYSQALQRGHEERSKRPNYRAVLEYDGIISRRVDSQESDRAKTREELLAEERDYKRRRMSYRGKKVKRNPKEVLRDIIDAHMEEIKQAGGIGCLLDVPGDIAQSKLKHSPHEGTYHGSYNPTSSSYDNEVSGLQSVSCEKLPCADSFGIVSSRNHGTRDSYKDLRNGSHQRRYQKVSDNENRRSKDSESKVDQRYSRNHENSRHERNSDDHRKYGYKYNKDGSDYYSESTGCTRDRMSRVRSNDMSIASHTRRRSVSVTQDKFSDRYDPQNPYSDVDPATSMFDDGSAGQPELYHDGMHHRRKRDCQY